The nucleotide sequence TGATCCTGTTCCTCTCTCCTGGCCCCTTCACAGGCCATGGAACTATTCACTGCAATCAAGGATGCCCTCCTCAGTCGCCTCAGAAGGATTCCCTGGATGGATGAGAAGACCCGGAAAGAGGCCCAGAACAGGGTAAGTACCGGAGTGAGAGACAGGAGTAAGCAGGGGTGGAACTGGGTATTGGATCCAGAGATCACACTGGTGGGAGGAGAGTGCAGAGGCCCAAGGACACATGGCAAGTGTAAGCACCAATATGCCACACACATACCCTGGTGAGGATATAAAAGGTGGGACCAGGGCAGTGAACATGAGAGATTTCCTCTGATAGACTTGGGGTAGCTAGGTTTCTTCTACCTTTTGTGTCTCTCCCCAGGTAACCCAACTGCAGGTGAAGATGGGGGCCCCAGAATGGGTCCTGGAGCCATCACTGGCCAGACAGGAATACAAGGATGTGGGTCCCTGCCCTTGCCAGCTCCTCATTAGTCCTCAGCTCCTTCTCAGCCCCCTGACCAGCCTGAGTGGCAGACAATCTGTTTACCTTGGGTGATTCTAACTGACCCCTTCCTTGCCTTGGTGTCGGCTGGGTTTTATGGATGAATATCCACACTGTGGGTCTTACCAGCAGAAGAACAGAACCTTTCAGGTCACaatgagtgtgtgtgcgtgtgtacacatGCATTCTTGTGACTTGCCTGAGTGTGTTTATCTGTGCGCTGATTCGTGTGAAGCCTGTCTACCCCAACATATGGTGGTGTCATTGTGCTGCTTTCCACTTTACTATGGGCGCCTGTATGTCGGGCTTATCTGTCGGTGTTCAGATGTGCCCAGCAGGGTATGTCAGTGTGCATCTGTATTTGTCTCTGTGTGTCCGAGTCAcctcctgccttctcccagaTACAGCTTGGACCCAACTACCTGCAGTCCTTCCTGAGCTGTGTCCGATCCCTCCGAGCCAGAATTGTCCAGAGCTTCTTGCCGTCTTTCCTCTACCACAGGTATAAGAGCAAGGGAGACACAGACTGCATCTCAGAGATGTCCATCCGTTCAAGATTAGCCGGGGAGAAAGCTGGAGGCTTGGGGAAGCAGGAACAGTGACAGTAGTTGAGAGGGACTTCATATCTCTGGTGGCCGGGACCGTAAATGATGGAGCTGGTATTCATATGTGCTCTTCCCATAGGTGGCAGGTGTCCCCCTGGGGGGTCAATGCTTACTATTCAATATCTGACCATGTGGTGGTCTTCCCAGCTGGACTCCTCCAACCTCCATTCTTCCACCCTGGCTACCCCAGGTAGGGGCCATTCCctgagggggggcgggggattTCCCAAGTGTATGAGCAGATGTTATGATGGATGGGACTTGTGGTTGGAGAATTGGGGTCAAAAACGTTGAAGGACTCTGGGAGTAAGACAAACGTTTGTCTCCCTAGAGCCGTGAACTTTGGAGCTGCTGGCAGCATCATGGCCCACGAGCTGTTGCACATCTTCCACCAGCTCTGTGGGTAACAATGGGCCATTGGGAACCCAGGGGAAGGCCCCAAAAGAGGCCAAGAGGAGGCAAAAGGGAGGGCTCCGGGTGGGAAGGTTCTGAATCCTTTGCAATGCTTCTGGGGACAGTGCAGCCTGTGGTCGCCCCTTGTCCTCATCCCTACACCAGGACTCTGGCTGTTTCTTTACCTGACTCTGTTTTCAACAGTACTCCCTCGGGGCTGCCCAGCCTGTGACACCCGTGCCCTACAGGGGGCGCTGCTGTGCCTGAAACGCCACTATGCGGCCATTCCGTTACCCAGTGGAACCTCCTTCAATGAATCTCAGACGTTCCTGGAGAATGCTGCCGACGTTGGGGGGCTGGCCATTGCACTGCAGGTGACTCCCATCCCAGGGGCCAGGATCTACCATTCCTCATGCAAACAGATGGGGATCTTTTCTCCCCCACAGATCCCTCTTTTCTAGGATATCCATAAATCTCACAAGTACATCTTTCCCTGGCTTAGACCAGTGTGTCTGTGCAGAACTTGGGCAAAAGGGACACGAACAGGTTTTGGGTATTGCGTGGGGGGCATCAGACTTCCAAACGGTGGTGTGTCTGGAATCTGAGGGCTCCTCGCCATCCTGCCCCCATGTCCAGGCATACAGCAAGAGGCTGTTGTGGCACCGCGGGGAAACCGTCCTGCCCAACCTGGACCTCAGCCCTCAGCAACTCTTCTTCCGAAGCTACGCCCAGGTAGGCAGGCACCACCTCTCCCCATGGCCTGCTTCACGTCAGATAAGTACCCTACTGATCATGCTTAAAGAATGGCTCCTCCCTGAAACGCCTTCCCCCAAAGAGTCCCAACCCTCTGCCACAGAAGTCCCCATTGTCATCTTTTCATACATGCCACTTGGGACCATCTTTTCACATTACTATACATTCTTCTACCAAATTTGACACCCTCTTCAAATAAAACTCCACTGCCAAATCCCTCTCTGGGATGAACCCAGCTCAAATGAGCCTTCAACAGACTGTCTATAGACCACATTCCTTGTCGGAGACCTCGCCCCAGTTGTCGTCCCCACCTGACATAGTGCCCTAAGTACCATGTGCTCCCTCAACAGACATTGCCCCCACTTCCTCAGGATGCTCAAAGGTCCCCTTACAGAGGTTTTTCAACAAACCCCACCTCTCAGTCACTTACAAATGGTCCGATCGCACAACCCCAGCCCTTCCTTGCACACCTCCTGCCAGAATAAGTGACCTACAAATGTGTTGTCCTACCCCTGCTCTCATCTCTGCCTGCTGTCCCTAGTCACCACCTTGACACCAGATCTGCCTTGTGCCAAGGCACTGACCCTGATCTACCCTACGATTCTGCTCTTCTCCTTACTCTGTGTGTACCTCTCTTCCTCCACAGGCGATGTGTAGGGAGCCGGGCACCCAGGAGCCTCATGATCCTCACAGCCCTCCCACCCTTCGAGTCCACGGGCCCCTCAGCAACACCCCTGCCTTTGCCAGACATTTCCACTGTCCACGCGGTGCCCTCATGAACCCCTCCAGCCGCTGCCAACTCTGGTAACCTAGCTACCATAGAGACTTCACTTCAGATGTCACAACATCTCCTTGCTCCATCCATGGAATCAGGCGATAATCTCCTTTCCCCATCCCTTCCAAAAATAAAAGCTGGCACATGGCATAGGTCTGTCCATTAATGACTCTTTCCTGATATGTTCAATGCCTTGAAgtcagaaaacataaaagaaaaggcCAGGAGAGTtctagagacacaggaagaggaaaggaCTGATGACTGGTGAACTAGTGGGTCTAAAGGTCAGTGGGCCACAGGTCTGGCGGTCACAGGGACCAGTTAAGAGATAAAAGGGCTTTGGTTAGGTCTCAGAAAGCTGCCCCCAAgtgttttcaggattttattgCTGTTACTCTTATTGTTGCTGCCCTCTTCCCCTAACATGCTGTCTCGAGCAGAGCCAAGAGAggccagggagagagaagggtgTGGGGTCTGGTATCTCCAGCCCTGGGAGATGGCACTCAGAGGGTGGGGAGGCAGTCAGGCTGTGACAATGGGCAGTTGAAAGGGTCTCTCCCTTTGCTGCATCCTGAGGTGAAGAGCTACTGGCCAGAGGCAggaagccatatatatatatataccactctTGGGAGTAGTGGCGTGGAGTCTAGTGGGGAGAGAGGGTCAGTAAGCTATCATGAAGCGGAGGTAGATATCCAGGTCCTCATCTAGAAACCAGGCCACCACCTCAGCCTCAATGTCCCTCATAAAAAAACCATGATGCTGGCCAGATTGAAGCAGAAGACAAGGTCAAATAGGTGGTCACGAAGAGCTGCTGTGTCTGACGTCTTGTCATCCTCTTGCTGGGCCATGTCCACAACCTGCCACATCTCACCCACTGAGGAGGCCACAAAGTGCTCTTCAAGGTGATCTTCGTCCTGGTCTGGAACAGGGGACAGGGGAAGGTTCTGAGAAGGTTGATCCTAACgtgctcctccctccccgccaCCAATCCGCACCTGTATCAGGAGGAGGACAGAGTTGGAGAATCTGGGAAGAAGTTACGGCCTGGGGCTTTTAGTCCACTTGCACCTACCCTGTCCCATTACTCCATTAGAGTCTCTTCTTATGTGTATTCAATCACAGCACACCTGTTCCCCACCATTTCCACCTCAAACTGCCTCCTCCAAAGCACTACACCATTTGGGGATGGAGGGACCAGCTTCGAGAAGGATGGAAACCAGAGTCTCTTCCCAGACAAATGCACCTGTGCCCATACACAAAGGACATGTGCACTTTCAGCTAGCCTGTGGTGTGCCCCTGAATATGGCCCTGGCTAAGAACCTTGCCCTAAACCCTTCACCTGACTCATTCACACTACGATAATAGGGGACTGGGCTTCTCTCCAACAACCCAAACCTATCTCAGGTTTCACATGGGCCTGATAAGTAGTGGGGGGCTGACTCCAGAGATCTGACCCCTCATTTCAGATGCTATCTTCTCTTCTCTACCTACCTGTAGAGGGTATCTCCTCAGTCTGACTCTTCTCGTTGGAGTCCAGGCTGCCTTTCTGAGGCTTCACCACCTTGAcccgcagcagcagcaggatgGCTGCCAGGAATGCTGCCCTGcagagctgggagcccagggaaGTCATGGGCCTGCCCATCTGCTGTCTTTGGCCCCCCCAACTCCCCAGTGCCCAGCTGgctcccccaccttcctcccctgtcCCTGTCCCAACCCTTACCACTTCCCAGCACCGTTTTCTTCCCTTGCCTTCCATGGGACCTCTGACTTCATGTACTTTGTGACATCATAACCATGGGCCTGCTCCTCGTTCAGGTCATTAGAGAGTT is from Canis lupus dingo isolate Sandy chromosome 16, ASM325472v2, whole genome shotgun sequence and encodes:
- the LLCFC1 gene encoding sperm-egg fusion protein LLCFC1, with the protein product MEGKGRKRCWEVLCRAAFLAAILLLLRVKVVKPQKGSLDSNEKSQTEEIPSTDQDEDHLEEHFVASSVGEMWQVVDMAQQEDDKTSDTAALRDHLFDLVFCFNLASIMVFL